One region of Salvia miltiorrhiza cultivar Shanhuang (shh) chromosome 3, IMPLAD_Smil_shh, whole genome shotgun sequence genomic DNA includes:
- the LOC131015283 gene encoding uncharacterized protein LOC131015283, which produces MLECTNWHIFAIRMPPKRGRPAKNNNNRRNRNAVPEEPQDARGHNPSPPPPTRRVEELFLRQNPPTFDGTSEPAEAEIWVRAMERIFNFLRCNDEERLSCVSFQLTGSADFWWEARRKILTPEQWASYTWEDFKTGLYDKYIPKSYRKKKEAEFYELKQGKKSVVEYDKEFCNLSRFAPQQVDTDEKMAEKFCAGLRYEIKMALASHGGLSYTESLNRALDIEAAMPSDKSAPPLISTPNDLPGALHTLKGKRKWDNNEDNINPINKQVWQEYERAEQFIQPRYEAQTNLESTGGSQSQRGISPCPNCGKMHRSVCRAGTNGCYNCGQKGHYSTQCPNRQRGSAIGN; this is translated from the coding sequence atgctagagtgtactaattggcacatctttgctatcagaatgccgcctaagagaggacgccctgcgaaaaacaataacaatcgcagaaaccgtaacgctgtacccgaagaaccacaagatgctcgaggacataacccatcccctccgcctccgactaggagagtcgaagaactctttttaaggcaaaatccacctacgtttgacggaacgagtgaaccggctgaagctgagatttgggtgcgtgcaatggaacgcattttcaactttctacgttgtaatgatgaggagcgcctatcttgcgtctcattccagctaacaggatcggctgacttctggtgggaagcacgtcgaaaaattctgacacctgaacaatgggcaagttatacttgggaagattttaagacaggattatatgataaatatattccgaaaagctataggaagaagaaagaagctgagttctacgagttaaagcaaggaaagaaatctgtggttgaatacgacaaggaattctgcaacctgtctaggtttgctccccaacaagtggacacagatgagaagatggcagagaaattttgtgccggtctacggtacgaaattaagatggctctagcaagtcacggaggactctcatatacggagtctctgaacagggcacttgacattgaagccGCAATGCCGTCAGACAAGTCAGCCCCACCATTGATCTCAACGCCAAACGACTTACCAGGAGCCTtacatactctcaaagggaagcgcaagtgggacaacaatgaagacaatatcaatccgATTAATAAGCAAGTATGGCAAGAATAtgaacgggccgaacagtttattcaaccaaggtacgaggcacagactaacctcgAGTCAACTGGGGGTAGCCAAAGTCAGagaggaatttcaccttgcccaaattgcggtAAAATGCATAGGAGTGTTTGTCGAGCTGggactaacggttgttacaattgtggtcAAAAGGgacactactccacgcaatgccccaacagacaacgaggttcagcaattgGGAACTAG